The DNA sequence AAGTATGTTAGTCAGAGTTCATCAACTTTTGGAAATGGCTTTTATCAAACCAACTTGCGCCTGGTTCCGGTGCAATCATTTGGCATCAGCCTGAGCTACAAATTTGGCAAGCTTGATTTTAAGAAAGATAACAAGGACAAAGAAGACGATAATAACAGCAATAACGACAGTCCGGCCGAAAAAGGTAAATAAGCAATTGGCTTATTTACCTTTCTTTATTATAAGTTAAGGTTTGATACGGAGGAAAAATGGTTAACCGTTTTTGATCAGGATGCTTTCAATAATAAGGGTTGCATCTTCACAACTGTCCGTTGCGGTTTCCATCGCCATAAATACATCGGTATATTTAATGAGTTGGATGGCATCTGTTTCATTGGCCAGCAAATCGGCAAAAGCTTTATTATAAACCGCATCGGCCTGGAATTCCAGTTTTTTGATACTGCTGCAAAGTTCAAATATTCGTGCAGAGTTACCCAGGTTGTTCATGGCGTTAATCGCTTTTTCGAGCTCGGTACTGGTTTGTAGTATCAGGTTGGCCAGACTTAACATAGGAGGTGTTATTTTGGGCACATCATACAAATGTATCCTGCGCGATGCCATGGCTATACTATCAGCTACATCGTCAATAGCAGCCGCCAGATCGCACATATCCTTACGCTGAAATGGCGATATGAGCTGTTTGCCTGATTCTGTGAATACCAGGTGGGTAAGTTCGTAGCTTTTTATCTTTAATTTATCAATATGCGTAAAGCTGTATTTTTGCTCAAAAACATCTTTTGAGTTTACAGCCATATCAAGCAACTTAGCCATTTCGGCTACATTGGCTGCTGCCCTATTAAACAAGTCGTAAAAAATCTTATTGGAATTTGGA is a window from the Mucilaginibacter inviolabilis genome containing:
- a CDS encoding DUF47 domain-containing protein; this encodes MSILPNSNKIFYDLFNRAAANVAEMAKLLDMAVNSKDVFEQKYSFTHIDKLKIKSYELTHLVFTESGKQLISPFQRKDMCDLAAAIDDVADSIAMASRRIHLYDVPKITPPMLSLANLILQTSTELEKAINAMNNLGNSARIFELCSSIKKLEFQADAVYNKAFADLLANETDAIQLIKYTDVFMAMETATDSCEDATLIIESILIKNG